One region of Lactobacillus johnsonii genomic DNA includes:
- a CDS encoding DEAD/DEAH box helicase — MKFSEMNLKPEILKAIKRSGFEEATPIQEKTIPLVLEGKDVIGQAQTGTGKTAAFGLPILQNLDKQHDSIQAIIIEPTRELAIQTQEELFRLGRDEKARVQVVYGGADIRRQIRALKQTPAILVGTPGRLLDHLKRGTIDISKVKTIVLDEADEMLDMGFIQDIESILKYASSKHQTLLFSATMPKPILRIGEKFMNDPEIVKIKGKELTANLIDQYFVRAKENEKFDILCRLIDVQNPDLAVIFGRTKRRVDELTRGLQARGYNAAGIHGDLSQAKRMSVLKRFRKGKLDILVATDVAARGLDISGVSHVYNYDIPQDPDSYVHRIGRTGRAGQNGMSVTFVTPNEIGYMRTIEQLTHKKMMPLKPPTDEEAFRGQLSAANKKVAELLDSDLSKYTEEASQLLDDYSAIDLVAALLKDLSKDADSVKVKITPEKPLPFKSKHGNNRNFKRNFKRGGDRNERYHRKPSARKGGRKHDFVIKKKD; from the coding sequence TTGAAATTTTCTGAAATGAACTTAAAACCTGAAATTTTAAAAGCTATTAAGCGTTCAGGTTTTGAAGAAGCTACCCCAATTCAAGAAAAAACCATTCCTCTCGTTTTGGAGGGAAAAGATGTAATTGGTCAAGCACAAACAGGTACTGGTAAAACTGCTGCCTTTGGTTTGCCAATTTTACAAAATTTAGATAAACAACACGATTCAATTCAAGCTATTATTATTGAACCTACTCGTGAATTGGCTATTCAAACCCAAGAAGAGTTGTTCCGCTTAGGTCGTGATGAAAAAGCTCGCGTTCAAGTGGTTTATGGCGGTGCTGATATTCGACGTCAGATTCGTGCTTTAAAACAGACACCGGCAATTTTGGTGGGAACGCCTGGACGTTTACTTGACCATTTAAAACGTGGCACAATCGATATCTCTAAAGTTAAAACAATTGTTTTAGATGAAGCTGATGAAATGCTTGATATGGGATTTATTCAGGATATTGAAAGTATTCTGAAATATGCATCAAGTAAACATCAAACATTACTTTTCTCTGCTACAATGCCAAAGCCAATTTTACGAATTGGTGAAAAATTCATGAATGATCCTGAGATTGTAAAAATCAAAGGAAAAGAATTAACTGCTAATTTAATTGATCAGTATTTTGTGAGAGCAAAAGAAAATGAAAAGTTCGACATCTTATGTCGCTTAATTGATGTTCAAAATCCTGATCTAGCCGTTATTTTTGGTAGAACTAAGAGACGTGTTGATGAATTAACACGTGGGCTGCAAGCACGTGGGTATAACGCTGCTGGAATTCATGGTGATCTGTCTCAAGCTAAGCGAATGAGCGTGTTAAAGAGATTCCGAAAGGGTAAGCTCGATATTTTAGTTGCAACTGATGTGGCAGCCCGTGGATTAGATATTTCTGGGGTTAGTCATGTTTATAACTATGATATTCCGCAAGATCCGGATTCTTATGTTCACCGTATTGGTAGAACTGGACGTGCCGGTCAGAATGGAATGTCTGTAACTTTTGTTACTCCAAATGAAATTGGCTATATGCGTACTATAGAACAATTAACGCATAAAAAGATGATGCCGCTTAAGCCACCAACAGATGAAGAAGCATTTAGGGGACAATTAAGTGCAGCTAATAAAAAGGTAGCAGAATTACTCGATAGTGATCTTTCTAAATATACTGAAGAGGCATCTCAACTTCTTGATGATTATTCTGCCATTGACTTAGTAGCTGCTTTATTAAAAGACTTGTCTAAAGATGCAGACAGTGTAAAAGTAAAGATTACACCTGAAAAGCCATTACCGTTTAAATCAAAGCATGGTAACAATCGAAACTTTAAACGTAATTTCAAACGTGGTGGAGATCGAAATGAAAGATATCATCGTAAGCCTAGTGCCCGTAAAGGTGGCAGAAAGCATGATTTCGTTATCAAGAAAAAAGATTAA
- the cbpA gene encoding cyclic di-AMP binding protein CbpA translates to MLIKSLVYKKDYLTTVNEKATLAEALKILEDSGFRCVPILDDTGTIFRGNIYKMHIYRHKSQGGDMNLPVTYLLKNATKTIKVNSPFFRVFFNIKDLPYIAVLDEENHFYGILTHARLLDMLSDAWNIKNGSYVLTILSDNDRGNLVKMAKIISKYSNIAGCLTLDVKTGELVRRNLFTLPIGVSRETMTAIVNRLEKKGFVVAEIEDLQSGLTIRSAEKPGELKD, encoded by the coding sequence ATGCTAATCAAATCTCTTGTCTATAAAAAAGATTACTTAACTACAGTCAACGAAAAAGCTACTCTTGCCGAAGCATTAAAAATCTTAGAAGACTCCGGCTTTCGTTGTGTCCCTATTTTAGACGATACCGGAACTATCTTCCGTGGAAATATTTATAAAATGCATATTTACCGTCATAAATCTCAAGGCGGCGACATGAATTTACCTGTAACTTACTTGCTTAAAAACGCTACTAAAACAATTAAGGTAAATTCACCTTTCTTCCGTGTATTCTTTAACATTAAAGACCTCCCATACATTGCTGTATTGGATGAAGAAAACCATTTCTATGGAATTTTGACTCACGCTCGTTTGCTAGATATGCTTTCTGATGCTTGGAATATCAAAAATGGTTCTTATGTTTTGACTATCCTTTCAGATAATGATCGTGGTAATTTAGTTAAAATGGCAAAAATTATTTCTAAATATAGTAATATTGCCGGTTGTTTAACTTTAGATGTCAAAACTGGTGAATTAGTTCGCCGTAACTTATTTACTCTTCCTATTGGTGTTTCTCGCGAAACAATGACTGCTATCGTCAACCGACTTGAAAAGAAGGGTTTTGTTGTTGCTGAAATTGAAGATCTTCAATCAGGTTTAACAATCCGTAGCGCAGAAAAACCTGGAGAATTAAAAGACTAA
- a CDS encoding RNA-binding S4 domain-containing protein, which yields MRIDKFLKVSRLVKRRTVAKEMADQGRVKVNDRVVKSSYDVKLGDVIEIGFGTKQLKARVLDLRETTKKAEASDLYELID from the coding sequence ATGAGAATCGATAAGTTTTTAAAGGTATCTAGATTAGTTAAAAGACGTACTGTTGCTAAAGAAATGGCTGATCAAGGACGAGTAAAAGTTAATGACCGAGTAGTAAAATCTAGCTATGATGTTAAACTGGGTGATGTTATTGAAATCGGATTCGGTACAAAACAATTAAAAGCTCGTGTACTTGACTTAAGAGAAACAACTAAGAAGGCAGAAGCCAGTGACTTGTATGAGCTAATTGATTAA
- a CDS encoding L-lactate dehydrogenase, whose product MSEEKIHKIILVGDGAVGSTYAFSLVQQGIAQELGIVDIVKERTQGDAIDLADATPWIAPKTIYSAEYSDAKDADLVVISAGAPQKPGETRLDLVNKNLKILSSIVEPIVESGFNGIFLVAANPVDILTHATWRMSGFPKDRVIGSGTSLDTGRLQKVIGEMEHVDPRSVNAYMLGEHGDTEFPVWSYNNVGGVKVSDWVKAHPEVGENKLEAIHKEVADMAYDIINKKGATFYGIGTALAFITKAILNNEHRVLPLSVPMDGEYGLHDIHIGTPAVVGRHGLEQVIEMPLNADEQAKMEASAKQLKEVMDKAFKETGVKVRQ is encoded by the coding sequence ATGTCAGAAGAAAAAATTCATAAGATTATTCTTGTTGGTGACGGTGCTGTAGGTTCTACTTACGCATTCTCATTAGTTCAACAAGGTATCGCACAAGAATTAGGTATCGTTGATATCGTTAAAGAAAGAACTCAAGGTGATGCTATTGACTTAGCAGACGCTACTCCTTGGATTGCACCAAAGACTATTTACTCTGCAGAATACTCAGACGCAAAAGATGCTGACTTGGTAGTTATTTCTGCTGGTGCTCCACAAAAGCCAGGTGAAACTCGTCTTGACCTTGTTAACAAGAACTTAAAGATTTTATCTTCAATCGTTGAACCAATCGTTGAATCAGGTTTCAATGGTATTTTCTTAGTTGCTGCTAACCCAGTTGATATCTTAACTCACGCAACTTGGAGAATGTCAGGATTCCCTAAGGATCGTGTTATCGGTTCAGGTACTTCACTTGATACTGGTCGTCTTCAAAAAGTTATCGGTGAAATGGAACACGTTGACCCACGTTCAGTTAACGCATACATGCTTGGTGAACACGGTGATACTGAATTCCCAGTATGGAGCTACAACAATGTTGGGGGCGTAAAAGTTAGCGACTGGGTAAAGGCTCACCCAGAAGTTGGTGAAAACAAGCTTGAAGCAATCCACAAGGAAGTTGCAGATATGGCTTACGACATCATTAACAAGAAGGGTGCTACTTTCTACGGTATCGGTACTGCTTTAGCATTCATTACTAAGGCTATCTTGAACAACGAACACAGAGTTCTTCCACTTTCAGTACCTATGGATGGTGAATACGGCTTACACGATATTCACATCGGTACTCCAGCAGTTGTTGGTCGTCATGGCTTGGAACAAGTTATTGAAATGCCATTGAACGCTGACGAACAAGCTAAGATGGAAGCTTCTGCAAAACAATTAAAAGAAGTTATGGACAAAGCCTTCAAAGAAACTGGCGTAAAGGTTCGTCAATAA
- the mfd gene encoding transcription-repair coupling factor has protein sequence MNITELIKKDKDLNNFIEKAPVEKRSLLTGVNSGAFAAVLMQMLKTWQQPLILVEDNEEKAQTLLDELGNLLPDDMVFSFPVDATIATQTAIASPDELSQRLQTLEFLAEKRAGIVVVTPQALQYKLSDPRDFTKAKKIFKPEAEFDLDKLTEWLTQAGYRRESIVARPGEFARRGDILDIYPLDQENPIRIEFFGDEVDTVKEFDSATQRSLEEKDSISIGPALDRVFSPHNFQEAVEKIKQDMSESIAEEESVKNHFVKAIDLLEAGGLPDNYAFLIDYLLPRSFNLIDYLDKDGLLLFDDWQSIKKNVADVDAQNEAFISEEIKAGAMLNSQKLRHSFERVVQKSKQAQILFSLFQKGMGRLKFDQILNFTTREVQQFFSQMPLIKSELTRFSNEGNTVILQADSETRAKQIAQNLVDYGVDIPVVKADQLLSNKAQITVGNFAHGFALPSLDLVYLTERELFNQRPHHRKRVKTLENAQRLRNYNELKPGDYVVHVNHGIGRFEGIKTLDVDGKKRDYITITYQHHDQLFVPADQLGLVQKYVASEGRVPHINKLGSSEWTKTKKRVQSKVEDIADDLIELYAKRESEKGFAFSPDDDLQKEFEDAFPYPETPDQLRSIREIKADMESPKPMDRLLVGDVGFGKTEVALRAAFKAIRDGKQVAFLAPTTILAQQHFETMQDRFKDFPVNCALLSRFQTPAEVKEIVEGVKSGKIDMVVGTHRLLSKDVQFKDLGLLIIDEEQRFGVKHKERLKELKANIDVLTLTATPIPRTLHMSMVGVRDLSVMETPPTNRYPIQTYVMEEMPSIVREAVLREMKRNGQVFFLHNRIDDIDKVVSQLEELIPEAKIEYIHGRMSENQMEDIMYRFSKNEFDILVTTTIIETGVDMPNVNTMIVEDADHYGLSQLYQLRGRIGRSARLAYAYFLYQPNKVLTEIGEKRLSAIRDFTELGSGFKIAMRDLSIRGAGNMLGKQQHGFIDSVGYDLYAQMLDEAIKKRKGKKVAVKSNAEVQFDLEAYIPDDYIADQEQKIEFYKKIKGINDQKEADNIADELIDRFGDYPLAVENLLNVSTVKADADLAKVVSLTQKSNDKLQVIFNNQASEELEGPNIFKALEHVSLRARINMDPQKRLNVMLELEKNMSTRQLFNELHTFLEAASEIVQK, from the coding sequence ATGAACATTACAGAATTAATAAAAAAAGATAAAGATTTAAATAACTTTATTGAAAAAGCTCCAGTAGAAAAAAGATCGCTTTTAACTGGAGTAAATTCGGGTGCTTTTGCTGCTGTACTGATGCAAATGCTAAAAACTTGGCAGCAACCGTTGATTTTGGTTGAAGATAATGAAGAAAAGGCGCAGACGCTTTTAGATGAATTAGGAAACTTATTGCCTGATGATATGGTATTTAGCTTCCCAGTTGATGCTACAATTGCTACCCAAACGGCTATTGCATCTCCGGACGAACTTAGTCAAAGATTGCAGACCTTAGAGTTTTTAGCTGAAAAGAGAGCGGGGATTGTTGTAGTAACGCCTCAAGCTTTACAGTATAAGTTGAGTGATCCGAGAGATTTTACTAAGGCAAAAAAGATATTTAAGCCTGAGGCAGAATTCGATTTAGATAAGTTAACTGAATGGCTTACGCAGGCAGGGTATCGCAGAGAAAGCATTGTAGCCCGTCCTGGAGAATTTGCTCGTCGAGGAGATATTCTTGATATTTATCCTTTGGATCAAGAGAATCCGATTCGAATTGAATTCTTTGGGGATGAAGTTGATACCGTAAAGGAGTTTGATTCAGCTACACAGCGTAGTTTAGAAGAAAAAGACAGTATTTCAATTGGCCCAGCTCTAGATCGAGTATTTTCACCACATAATTTTCAAGAAGCGGTAGAAAAAATAAAGCAGGATATGAGCGAATCAATTGCTGAAGAAGAGAGCGTTAAAAATCATTTTGTTAAGGCAATTGATTTATTAGAAGCTGGTGGTTTACCAGATAACTATGCCTTTTTAATTGATTATTTACTTCCGCGATCTTTCAATTTAATTGATTATTTAGATAAAGATGGCTTATTACTATTTGATGATTGGCAGTCCATAAAAAAGAATGTAGCTGATGTGGATGCTCAAAATGAAGCTTTTATTTCCGAAGAAATAAAAGCCGGAGCAATGCTGAATAGTCAAAAATTACGCCATAGTTTTGAGCGAGTTGTTCAAAAATCAAAGCAAGCTCAGATTTTATTCTCGCTTTTCCAAAAAGGAATGGGCCGATTAAAATTTGATCAAATTCTTAACTTTACCACACGAGAAGTTCAACAGTTCTTTAGTCAAATGCCTTTGATTAAAAGTGAGCTAACACGATTTTCTAATGAAGGAAATACGGTTATCTTGCAAGCTGATTCGGAAACTCGTGCCAAGCAAATCGCTCAAAATTTAGTTGATTATGGCGTTGATATTCCGGTTGTAAAAGCAGATCAACTTTTATCAAATAAAGCTCAAATAACTGTAGGTAATTTTGCACATGGTTTTGCTTTACCTAGTTTAGATTTGGTTTATTTAACTGAACGAGAATTATTCAATCAAAGACCACATCACCGCAAACGTGTTAAGACTCTTGAAAATGCTCAACGGTTAAGAAACTATAATGAATTAAAACCAGGCGATTATGTTGTTCATGTCAATCATGGTATTGGACGGTTTGAAGGAATTAAAACATTAGATGTAGATGGTAAAAAACGTGACTATATCACTATTACTTATCAACATCATGATCAGCTATTTGTCCCTGCTGACCAATTAGGTTTAGTACAAAAATATGTGGCTTCTGAAGGCAGAGTTCCTCATATTAATAAATTGGGAAGCTCTGAGTGGACTAAGACTAAAAAACGGGTTCAGTCAAAAGTTGAAGATATCGCAGATGATTTGATTGAACTATACGCAAAACGTGAGTCTGAAAAAGGATTTGCTTTCAGTCCGGATGATGATTTACAAAAAGAATTCGAAGATGCTTTCCCATATCCTGAAACTCCAGATCAGCTTCGTTCAATTAGAGAAATTAAGGCTGATATGGAAAGTCCGAAGCCAATGGATCGACTTTTAGTGGGAGATGTAGGCTTTGGTAAAACTGAAGTTGCCTTGAGAGCTGCTTTTAAAGCAATTCGGGATGGAAAACAAGTTGCCTTTTTAGCTCCAACTACTATTTTGGCGCAACAACATTTTGAAACCATGCAAGACCGCTTTAAAGATTTTCCAGTCAATTGTGCGCTTTTATCACGTTTTCAAACTCCTGCTGAAGTGAAGGAGATAGTTGAAGGTGTAAAAAGTGGCAAGATTGATATGGTCGTTGGAACACACCGCTTGCTCTCAAAAGATGTCCAATTTAAAGACCTAGGCTTGTTAATTATTGATGAAGAACAGCGATTTGGAGTTAAGCATAAGGAAAGGCTAAAAGAATTAAAAGCCAATATCGATGTTTTGACTTTGACTGCTACTCCAATCCCTCGTACTTTACATATGTCGATGGTAGGAGTACGAGATCTTTCAGTTATGGAGACGCCACCTACTAACCGTTATCCAATTCAAACTTATGTTATGGAAGAAATGCCAAGTATTGTTCGTGAGGCCGTCCTTAGAGAAATGAAGCGTAACGGGCAAGTATTTTTCTTACATAATCGGATTGATGATATCGATAAAGTTGTTAGTCAATTAGAAGAACTGATTCCAGAAGCTAAAATCGAATATATTCATGGCCGCATGAGTGAAAACCAAATGGAAGATATCATGTATCGTTTTTCAAAAAACGAATTTGATATCTTGGTAACAACAACAATTATTGAAACGGGCGTTGATATGCCAAATGTTAATACTATGATTGTTGAAGATGCAGATCATTATGGATTAAGTCAGCTATATCAATTACGTGGTCGAATAGGCAGAAGTGCCCGTTTAGCCTATGCCTATTTCCTTTATCAACCAAATAAAGTCTTAACTGAAATTGGTGAAAAACGGCTTAGTGCAATCCGCGACTTTACTGAATTAGGATCCGGCTTTAAAATTGCTATGCGTGATTTATCAATTAGAGGGGCCGGTAATATGCTTGGAAAACAGCAGCATGGCTTCATTGATAGTGTTGGCTATGATTTATATGCCCAAATGTTAGACGAAGCAATTAAGAAACGTAAAGGTAAAAAAGTTGCGGTTAAATCTAATGCAGAAGTTCAATTTGATTTGGAAGCATATATTCCCGATGATTATATTGCAGATCAAGAGCAAAAAATTGAGTTCTATAAGAAAATTAAGGGGATCAATGATCAAAAAGAGGCGGACAATATCGCAGATGAATTAATTGATCGCTTTGGTGATTATCCACTTGCTGTAGAAAATCTTTTGAATGTATCTACAGTTAAGGCAGATGCAGATTTAGCTAAAGTTGTATCTCTTACTCAAAAATCAAATGATAAGTTGCAAGTCATTTTTAATAATCAAGCTAGTGAGGAATTAGAAGGACCAAATATTTTTAAGGCCCTAGAACATGTATCCCTAAGAGCACGAATTAACATGGATCCGCAAAAGAGATTGAACGTAATGCTTGAGCTTGAGAAAAATATGAGTACTAGACAATTATTTAATGAGCTTCATACATTCTTAGAAGCAGCTAGTGAGATTGTTCAAAAATAA
- the alr gene encoding alanine racemase has product MVPGIHRPAVVKVNLGAIKRNLENEMEHLEPGQKMLAVVKANGYGHGAVGVSRVADKVGAAGFCVAILDEALELRHADITKPILVLGVVSPEYAPIAAVNNVSLTVPNLEWLKEAEKYLKDANLQLKIHLGIDSGMGRIGFNEDADFIAANEFLENNDNFFIEGMFAHFASADSSDETYFKHQCEKFNHMKSLLTVKPKWIHVDNTAASIFHDGIKSDLVRFGIGIYGLNPSSNPSSPDLKSNIKLEPALSFESELTHVKTIHQGDGVGYGSTFVADEDTIIGTVPVGYADGFIRKFQGFKIKVGDTYCPIVGRICMDQFMVKMPKKMSVGTKVTIISANPDDPNNIKAAADYVDTIHYEVACLLNDRLPRVYYEN; this is encoded by the coding sequence ATGGTTCCAGGAATTCATCGTCCAGCCGTAGTAAAGGTAAACTTGGGCGCTATTAAAAGAAATCTTGAAAATGAGATGGAGCATCTAGAGCCAGGACAAAAGATGCTTGCAGTTGTAAAAGCTAACGGCTATGGACACGGTGCAGTAGGAGTATCTAGGGTTGCAGATAAGGTAGGCGCAGCTGGATTTTGCGTTGCAATTTTAGATGAAGCATTAGAGTTAAGACATGCAGATATTACAAAACCAATTTTAGTTTTAGGCGTTGTTTCTCCTGAATATGCTCCAATTGCTGCTGTAAATAACGTTTCATTAACTGTTCCAAACTTAGAATGGCTTAAAGAAGCAGAGAAGTACTTAAAAGATGCAAATTTGCAATTGAAGATTCATTTAGGTATTGATTCCGGAATGGGTAGAATCGGATTTAATGAAGACGCAGACTTTATTGCCGCTAATGAGTTTTTAGAGAATAACGATAATTTCTTTATTGAAGGAATGTTTGCCCATTTTGCTTCTGCTGATAGCAGTGATGAAACTTATTTCAAACATCAATGTGAAAAATTTAATCATATGAAGAGCCTGCTTACTGTAAAGCCAAAGTGGATTCATGTTGATAATACGGCCGCAAGTATTTTTCATGATGGAATTAAAAGTGATTTAGTTAGATTTGGTATTGGAATTTATGGCTTAAATCCGTCTTCTAACCCTAGCTCACCAGATTTGAAATCAAATATTAAGTTGGAACCTGCATTGTCATTTGAAAGTGAATTGACTCATGTTAAGACAATTCACCAAGGCGACGGCGTTGGATACGGCTCAACCTTTGTTGCAGATGAGGATACAATTATTGGAACTGTACCTGTTGGCTATGCAGATGGTTTTATTAGAAAATTCCAGGGTTTCAAGATTAAAGTAGGAGATACATATTGCCCAATTGTTGGTCGAATTTGTATGGATCAATTTATGGTTAAGATGCCTAAAAAGATGTCAGTGGGAACCAAAGTAACCATTATTTCTGCTAATCCTGATGATCCAAATAATATTAAAGCTGCAGCTGATTATGTTGATACAATTCATTATGAAGTTGCTTGCTTATTAAATGATCGCTTACCACGTGTATATTACGAAAATTAA
- the acpS gene encoding holo-ACP synthase — MIRGVGIDSVEVERMKKIVEKGDKFAKRVLTPKEFEQYQQLKGKRKVEYLGGRFSLKESFSKAMGTGLGKYVGFQDIETLWDDLGHPVMTSTKFSGNIFPSITHDDHEIITVVVLEELD; from the coding sequence ATGATTAGAGGCGTAGGAATTGACTCAGTTGAAGTTGAACGCATGAAAAAGATAGTTGAAAAAGGCGATAAATTTGCTAAAAGAGTATTAACTCCAAAAGAATTTGAACAATATCAACAATTAAAAGGAAAACGCAAGGTAGAATATCTTGGTGGCCGTTTTTCTTTAAAAGAATCTTTTTCAAAAGCAATGGGAACTGGGTTAGGTAAATATGTTGGTTTTCAAGATATTGAAACATTATGGGATGACTTAGGACATCCAGTAATGACCTCGACTAAGTTTTCTGGAAATATTTTTCCTAGTATCACACATGATGATCATGAGATTATAACAGTTGTAGTTTTGGAGGAATTAGATTAA
- the pth gene encoding aminoacyl-tRNA hydrolase, which translates to MKLIAGLGNPGRKYDQTKHNTGFMALDHYLEKNGLTLDKDKFEGLWTKQKINGEDVIFLEPQTFMNDSGKSIAQVANFFKIKPEDILVIHDDMDMPIGKIRIRANGKSGGHNGIKSIMACLGTNNFNRLKIGIRHPENESVVSWVLSPFNNDQQKLMDAAFETSENVINDFIKGKNAQYLMNQYN; encoded by the coding sequence ATGAAGTTAATTGCAGGTTTAGGAAATCCAGGTAGAAAATATGATCAGACTAAGCATAATACAGGTTTTATGGCATTAGATCATTATTTAGAGAAAAATGGTTTAACCCTAGATAAGGATAAGTTTGAAGGCTTATGGACAAAACAAAAGATCAACGGTGAAGATGTGATTTTTCTTGAACCACAGACTTTTATGAACGATTCGGGAAAATCAATCGCGCAAGTAGCTAATTTCTTTAAAATTAAGCCTGAAGATATTTTAGTTATTCATGATGATATGGACATGCCAATTGGAAAGATTAGAATTCGTGCAAATGGTAAATCAGGGGGTCATAATGGAATTAAGAGCATTATGGCTTGCTTAGGAACGAACAATTTTAATCGATTAAAAATTGGAATTCGCCATCCTGAAAACGAAAGTGTTGTTTCTTGGGTATTAAGTCCCTTTAATAATGACCAGCAAAAACTGATGGATGCAGCTTTTGAGACAAGTGAGAATGTCATTAATGATTTTATTAAAGGGAAGAACGCCCAATATTTAATGAATCAGTATAATTAG